The Tistrella mobilis genome window below encodes:
- a CDS encoding acetyl-CoA C-acyltransferase, translating to MKSVVIAGYARSPFHFARKGALTKVRPDDLAAQVVKGLVERSGIDPETIEDLILGCAFPEGEQGFNAARLIGLLAGLPQSVAGATVNRFCGSSMQSVHMAAGAIQLGAGEAFIAAGVESMTRVPMMGFNPAPNPVLAEMMPGAYMPMGITAENVAEKWQISRAAQEEFAVASHKKAAAAREQGRFADEIVAITQKKGPAVDADGCIRPDASVEGLAGLDPAFKKDGVVTAGTSSPLTDGASACLVCTEEYAAKNNLTPLARIRSVAVAGCAPEIMGIGPVAASRKALDRAGVKAGDLDVVELNEAFASQALACIQDLGLDPARVNLDGGAIALGHPLGATGARITGKAAALLKREGGRYALATQCIGGGQGIATVLEAL from the coding sequence ATGAAGAGCGTCGTGATCGCGGGCTATGCCCGTTCGCCTTTCCACTTCGCGCGCAAGGGCGCGCTGACCAAGGTCCGTCCGGATGATCTGGCAGCCCAGGTGGTCAAGGGCCTGGTCGAGCGGAGCGGCATCGATCCCGAGACGATCGAAGACCTGATCCTGGGCTGCGCCTTCCCCGAGGGGGAACAGGGCTTCAATGCCGCGCGCCTGATCGGCCTGCTGGCCGGCCTGCCCCAGTCGGTGGCCGGTGCCACCGTCAACCGCTTCTGCGGCTCGTCGATGCAGTCGGTTCATATGGCGGCCGGCGCCATCCAGCTGGGTGCGGGCGAGGCCTTCATCGCCGCCGGCGTCGAATCGATGACCCGCGTGCCGATGATGGGCTTCAACCCGGCACCGAACCCGGTGCTGGCCGAGATGATGCCCGGCGCCTATATGCCGATGGGCATAACGGCCGAGAACGTCGCCGAAAAGTGGCAGATCAGCCGCGCCGCCCAGGAGGAATTCGCCGTCGCCTCGCATAAGAAGGCGGCCGCGGCGCGCGAGCAGGGCCGGTTCGCCGACGAGATCGTCGCGATCACCCAGAAGAAGGGCCCGGCCGTCGATGCCGACGGCTGCATCCGCCCCGATGCGTCGGTGGAAGGGCTGGCCGGGCTCGATCCCGCCTTCAAGAAGGATGGCGTGGTCACCGCCGGCACCTCGTCGCCGCTCACCGACGGCGCCTCGGCCTGCCTGGTCTGCACCGAAGAATATGCGGCGAAGAACAACCTCACCCCGCTCGCCCGCATCCGCTCGGTGGCCGTTGCCGGCTGCGCGCCCGAGATCATGGGCATCGGTCCGGTGGCGGCCAGCCGCAAGGCGCTGGACCGCGCCGGCGTGAAGGCCGGTGATCTGGACGTTGTGGAGCTGAACGAGGCCTTCGCCTCTCAGGCGCTGGCCTGCATCCAGGATCTGGGCCTCGATCCGGCCCGGGTGAACCTGGATGGCGGCGCCATCGCTCTCGGCCATCCGCTGGGTGCCACCGGTGCCCGCATCACCGGCAAGGCGGCGGCCCTGCTGAAGCGGGAAGGCGGGCGCTATGCGCTGGCCACCCAGTGCATCGGCGGCGGCCAGGGCATCGCCACGGTCCTCGAAGCGCTCTGA
- a CDS encoding MerR family DNA-binding transcriptional regulator: MPDTFTITQLAEEFSITPRAIRFYEDQHLIKPAREGMNRVYSYRDRARLKLILRGKRLGFSLAEIKEFLDLYEADRTQVEQLRQLRSAVTERMEQLQGQLSDLMVTLDELRDIEAQVLAALAVKGVDAAG, encoded by the coding sequence ATGCCGGACACCTTCACGATCACCCAACTGGCCGAGGAATTCTCGATCACGCCCCGGGCGATCCGGTTCTACGAGGATCAGCACCTCATCAAGCCCGCACGGGAGGGCATGAACCGGGTCTATTCCTATCGCGATCGCGCACGGCTGAAGCTGATCCTGCGCGGTAAGCGGCTGGGCTTCAGCCTGGCGGAGATCAAGGAATTCCTGGACCTCTACGAGGCCGACCGCACCCAGGTGGAGCAGCTGCGCCAGTTGCGCAGCGCGGTGACCGAGCGGATGGAACAGCTTCAGGGCCAGTTGAGCGATCTGATGGTGACCCTCGACGAGCTGCGCGACATCGAGGCCCAGGTGCTGGCCGCGCTGGCCGTCAAGGGCGTCGATGCCGCCGGCTGA
- a CDS encoding long-chain fatty acid--CoA ligase translates to MTQMMGAGIDPGGAEPVWLRKYPADVNWRKTISPAPLTSLMDHAVKAYADRPAVDFLGKILTFGEIGRMVGQAAKGLQQIGVKPGDRVGLFLPNTPYSIVYYYAALTIGATIVNFNPLYAAREIEHQVNDSGTRVMVTLDLAVVYDKVQDLLGKTCLERVIVCPMAGVLPFPKNLLFPLVKGKEIGKVEKSARIVHHKALMQNDGRYAPVQIDPEATVAVLQYTGGTTGLPKGAMLTHANLHANARQLEAWFPDARPGQERTMVVLPLFHVFAMTVCMNYSVLAGACMIMLPRFELDQVLETLAKKKPSLFPGVPTMYTAIANHPKIREFDLSSINYCLSGGAPLPLEVKQTFEKLTGCTLVEGYGLTETSPVTHCNPFNGISKEGSIGLPMPGTTIEIVDLEDGETVLPQGSRGEICIRGPQVMAGYWNKPEETAKAMAGARLHTGDVGYLDEDGYAFIVDRIKDLIIAGGYNVYPRMVEEAIYLHESVEECTVIGIPDEYRGQTVKAFVKLKAGTHLTAAELTAFLKERLSPIEMPKQIEFRDALPKTLIGKLSKKELVQEEKEKYEARRKAAG, encoded by the coding sequence ATGACACAGATGATGGGTGCCGGGATCGATCCCGGCGGAGCCGAGCCGGTCTGGTTGCGCAAATATCCTGCCGACGTGAACTGGCGCAAGACGATTTCGCCCGCGCCGCTGACCTCGCTGATGGATCACGCGGTCAAGGCTTACGCCGATCGGCCGGCGGTCGACTTCCTGGGCAAGATCCTCACCTTCGGCGAGATCGGGCGGATGGTCGGCCAGGCCGCCAAGGGGCTGCAGCAGATCGGCGTGAAGCCGGGGGACCGGGTCGGCCTGTTCCTGCCCAACACGCCCTATTCGATCGTCTATTACTATGCCGCGCTGACCATCGGCGCCACGATCGTCAACTTCAACCCGCTCTATGCCGCGCGCGAGATCGAACACCAGGTGAATGACAGCGGCACCCGGGTGATGGTGACGCTGGATCTGGCGGTGGTCTACGACAAGGTCCAGGACCTTCTGGGCAAGACCTGTCTTGAACGGGTGATCGTGTGCCCTATGGCCGGTGTGCTGCCCTTCCCGAAGAACCTGCTGTTCCCGCTGGTGAAGGGCAAGGAGATCGGCAAGGTCGAGAAGAGCGCCCGGATCGTCCATCACAAGGCGCTGATGCAGAATGACGGCCGCTATGCGCCGGTTCAGATCGATCCCGAAGCCACGGTGGCGGTGCTGCAATATACCGGCGGCACCACCGGCCTGCCCAAGGGCGCGATGCTGACCCACGCCAATCTGCATGCCAATGCCCGGCAGCTGGAGGCCTGGTTCCCCGATGCGCGGCCGGGGCAGGAGCGCACCATGGTGGTGCTGCCGCTGTTCCACGTCTTCGCCATGACGGTCTGCATGAATTATTCGGTGCTGGCCGGGGCCTGCATGATCATGCTGCCGCGCTTCGAACTGGACCAGGTTCTGGAGACGCTGGCGAAGAAGAAGCCGAGCCTGTTCCCCGGCGTGCCCACCATGTACACGGCCATCGCCAATCATCCGAAGATCAGGGAGTTCGACCTCTCGTCGATCAATTACTGTCTGTCGGGTGGGGCACCGCTGCCGTTGGAGGTGAAGCAGACCTTCGAGAAGCTGACCGGTTGCACGCTGGTCGAAGGTTACGGCCTGACCGAGACATCGCCCGTCACCCATTGCAACCCGTTCAACGGCATCAGCAAGGAAGGCTCGATCGGCCTGCCCATGCCGGGCACCACGATCGAGATCGTCGATCTTGAGGATGGCGAGACCGTGCTGCCCCAGGGCAGCCGCGGCGAAATCTGCATCCGCGGCCCCCAGGTGATGGCCGGCTACTGGAACAAGCCCGAGGAGACCGCGAAGGCCATGGCCGGCGCCCGGCTGCACACCGGCGATGTCGGCTATCTGGACGAGGACGGCTATGCCTTCATCGTCGACCGGATCAAGGATCTGATCATCGCCGGCGGCTACAACGTCTATCCGCGCATGGTCGAAGAGGCGATCTATCTGCATGAGTCGGTCGAGGAATGCACGGTCATCGGCATCCCCGACGAGTATCGCGGCCAGACGGTCAAGGCTTTCGTGAAGCTGAAGGCCGGCACCCATCTGACGGCGGCCGAACTCACCGCCTTCCTGAAGGAGCGGTTGTCGCCGATCGAGATGCCCAAGCAGATCGAGTTCCGCGACGCCCTGCCCAAGACCCTGATCGGCAAGCTGTCGAAGAAGGAGCTGGTGCAGGAGGAGAAGGAGAAATACGAGGCGCGCCGCAAGGCCGCCGGTTGA
- a CDS encoding AAA family ATPase → MTRLWVIAGPNGAGKSSLTRRYISLLTRLHVINPDTIAANLAGGGRFTADQAARAGRVALKEQRLYLAERRSFAVETTLTGQAPLRLLTTARDVGYKTSLVYVGLDDVGLSLARVAARVSAGGHDIPPADILRRFDRSMANLHRALPLVDRLWLFDNSRDRWRLILRTEGRHLRFASPDLPRWAADIVTGYRR, encoded by the coding sequence GTGACTCGCCTGTGGGTGATCGCCGGCCCCAACGGCGCCGGCAAATCGAGCCTGACGCGCCGTTACATCTCTCTTTTGACGCGGTTGCACGTCATCAATCCTGACACCATTGCTGCGAATCTTGCGGGCGGCGGCCGCTTCACCGCAGACCAGGCGGCACGCGCCGGCAGAGTGGCCCTGAAGGAGCAGCGCCTTTATCTGGCCGAGCGCCGAAGCTTTGCCGTCGAGACGACACTGACCGGACAGGCCCCTCTCCGCCTTCTGACGACGGCAAGAGACGTCGGCTACAAAACCAGCCTCGTCTATGTCGGTCTGGACGATGTGGGCCTGTCATTGGCGCGCGTCGCGGCACGTGTTTCCGCGGGTGGCCATGACATACCGCCCGCAGATATCCTCAGACGTTTCGACCGAAGCATGGCGAACCTCCACAGGGCCCTGCCGCTGGTGGACAGGCTCTGGCTGTTCGACAACTCCCGAGATCGGTGGCGCCTTATCCTTCGCACGGAAGGCCGACACCTTCGCTTCGCAAGCCCTGACCTGCCGCGCTGGGCAGCAGACATCGTGACAGGTTACAGGCGCTGA
- the meaB gene encoding methylmalonyl Co-A mutase-associated GTPase MeaB translates to MEAGSSAAGLRRLDAIRDGGKPALARALAELESRAGRPETAALLDAAHEAPAARVLGITGPPGVGKSSLLSALIRCYRDQGRSVGVIAVDPSSKRTKGALLGDRTRIQTDPEDQGVFIRSMAARDRLGGLADLTIAATVLMRAVFDVVLVETVGVGQSETDVEEVADTVLFCVQPASGDSLQFMKAGIMEIPDLAVVTKADIGPAAERARTDVATALKAVGLRADGWKVPVLKVASATGEGIGDLIAAADRHHDWLIAEDRLAPRRQAQAEGWIASSLKDRFGTEGLRRLGGAGTGSAAGQGPFRRLAAAAEELTARLDR, encoded by the coding sequence ATGGAGGCCGGCAGCAGCGCTGCCGGCCTCCGCCGTCTCGACGCCATCCGGGACGGCGGCAAGCCGGCGCTTGCCCGCGCGCTGGCGGAACTGGAAAGCCGGGCCGGGCGGCCGGAGACTGCGGCCCTGCTCGATGCCGCGCATGAAGCGCCGGCCGCCCGGGTTCTGGGCATCACCGGTCCGCCCGGTGTCGGCAAATCCTCGCTGCTTTCCGCTCTGATCCGCTGCTATCGCGATCAGGGCCGCAGTGTCGGGGTGATCGCGGTCGACCCCTCGTCGAAGCGCACCAAGGGCGCGCTGCTCGGCGACCGCACGCGCATCCAGACCGATCCTGAAGACCAGGGCGTGTTCATCCGCTCGATGGCGGCCCGTGACCGGCTGGGCGGGCTTGCCGATCTGACCATCGCCGCCACCGTGCTGATGCGTGCGGTGTTCGACGTGGTGCTGGTCGAAACGGTGGGCGTCGGCCAGTCCGAGACCGATGTCGAAGAGGTGGCCGACACGGTGCTGTTCTGCGTCCAGCCCGCATCGGGCGACAGCCTGCAGTTCATGAAGGCCGGGATCATGGAGATTCCGGACCTGGCCGTTGTCACCAAGGCCGATATCGGGCCGGCCGCCGAACGCGCCCGTACCGATGTCGCAACCGCGCTCAAGGCCGTGGGGCTGCGTGCGGATGGCTGGAAGGTGCCGGTGCTGAAGGTCGCCTCGGCGACGGGCGAGGGGATCGGGGATCTGATCGCCGCAGCAGACCGCCATCACGACTGGCTGATCGCCGAAGACCGGCTGGCGCCGCGGCGCCAGGCCCAGGCCGAGGGCTGGATCGCCTCGTCGCTCAAGGATCGTTTCGGAACCGAGGGTCTGCGTCGCCTGGGTGGTGCGGGTACCGGTTCTGCAGCCGGGCAGGGGCCGTTCCGGCGCCTGGCCGCTGCCGCCGAAGAACTGACCGCCCGCCTCGACCGCTGA
- the ppdK gene encoding pyruvate, phosphate dikinase: MTKWVYSFGRNGSEGTADMRNLLGGKGANLAEMSNLGLPVPPGLTITTEVCTYYYANGQTYPAELEAQVSEALAKVETEMGMRFGDAENPLLVSVRSGARASMPGMMDTVLNLGLSPVTVDGLARRSGDERFAYDSYRRFIQMYSDVVLGVDHSFFEDRLEARKEERGYHLDTEMTADDWKSLIDDYKAIVERELGRPFPDDPREQLWGAIGAVFGSWMNQRAKTYRRLHNIPAEWGTAVNVQAMVFGNMGDDCATGVAFTRNPSTGAKEFYGEFLVNAQGEDVVAGIRTPQHLTVAGKQANGSSDPSMEEEMPEVFAELVAVKDRLEQHYRDMQDIEFTVQQGRLYMLQTRNGKRTAAAALKIAVDMAEEGLITHEQAVARIEAQALDQLLHPTLDPKAPKQVVAKGLPASPGAASGVVVFTADEAEKRAQTGEDVILVRIETSPEDIHGMHAARGILTARGGMTSHAAVVARGMGRACVSGAGTVRIDYAKGQFTVGDVTVKAGETITIDGGKGEVMLGRVPTIKPDLSGDFGTLMAWADEIRTLKVRTNAETPLDAETARTFGAEGIGLCRTEHMFFSDDRIIAVRQMILSDDADGRRAALAKLLPMQRGDFVSLFRIMAGLPVTVRLLDPPLHEFLPHTEKDIAEVAAASGIDAQKLAARASALHESNPMLGHRGCRLGISYPEIYEMQARAILEAAVEVSAELGQTVTPEIMIPLVATRRELEILRKLVDDTAAKVFAEKGAKVEYLVGTMIELPRAALQAAKIAEVGEFFSFGTNDLTQTTFGISRDDSGAFLDSYREAGIFDQDPFVSLDQDGVGELVKIAAERGRSTRPDIKLGICGEHGGDPASIDFCQRAGLDYVSCSPYRVPIARLAAAQAALRARG; this comes from the coding sequence ATGACCAAGTGGGTGTACAGTTTCGGCCGCAACGGCTCCGAAGGCACCGCGGACATGCGCAACCTTCTCGGCGGCAAGGGTGCGAACCTGGCCGAGATGAGCAATCTGGGCCTGCCGGTTCCGCCCGGTCTGACGATCACCACCGAGGTCTGCACCTATTATTACGCCAACGGCCAGACCTATCCGGCCGAGCTTGAGGCGCAGGTGTCGGAAGCGCTCGCCAAGGTCGAGACCGAGATGGGCATGCGCTTCGGCGATGCCGAGAACCCGCTGCTGGTCTCAGTCCGCTCCGGTGCGCGCGCCTCGATGCCCGGCATGATGGATACGGTGCTGAACCTGGGCCTCAGCCCGGTCACGGTCGATGGTCTCGCCCGCCGCAGCGGTGACGAGCGCTTCGCCTATGACAGCTATCGCCGCTTCATCCAGATGTATTCCGACGTCGTGCTCGGCGTCGATCACAGCTTCTTCGAGGACCGGCTGGAGGCGCGCAAGGAAGAGCGCGGCTACCATCTCGACACCGAGATGACCGCCGACGACTGGAAGTCGCTGATCGACGACTACAAGGCGATCGTCGAGCGCGAGCTGGGGCGTCCCTTCCCGGATGACCCGCGTGAGCAGCTCTGGGGCGCGATCGGCGCGGTGTTCGGTTCCTGGATGAACCAGCGCGCCAAGACCTATCGCCGTCTGCACAACATCCCCGCCGAGTGGGGCACCGCCGTCAACGTGCAGGCGATGGTGTTCGGCAATATGGGCGACGACTGCGCGACCGGCGTGGCCTTCACCCGCAACCCCTCGACCGGTGCTAAGGAGTTCTACGGCGAATTCCTGGTCAACGCTCAGGGTGAGGACGTGGTGGCGGGCATCCGCACCCCGCAGCACCTGACGGTTGCCGGCAAGCAGGCCAACGGTTCTTCCGATCCGTCGATGGAAGAGGAGATGCCCGAGGTCTTCGCCGAGCTGGTCGCCGTGAAGGACCGGCTGGAGCAGCACTACCGGGATATGCAGGACATCGAGTTCACGGTCCAGCAGGGCCGGCTCTACATGCTGCAGACCCGCAACGGCAAGCGCACCGCCGCCGCCGCGCTCAAGATCGCGGTCGACATGGCGGAAGAGGGGCTGATCACCCACGAGCAGGCGGTGGCCCGCATCGAGGCCCAGGCGCTGGATCAGCTGCTGCATCCGACGCTGGACCCCAAGGCCCCCAAGCAGGTCGTCGCCAAGGGTCTGCCGGCCTCTCCCGGTGCCGCTTCGGGCGTGGTGGTCTTCACCGCCGACGAGGCCGAGAAGCGTGCCCAGACCGGCGAGGACGTCATCCTGGTCCGCATCGAGACCAGCCCCGAAGACATCCATGGCATGCATGCCGCCCGCGGCATCCTGACCGCCCGCGGCGGCATGACCAGCCATGCGGCGGTGGTTGCCCGCGGCATGGGCCGCGCCTGCGTGTCGGGTGCCGGCACCGTGCGCATCGACTATGCGAAGGGTCAGTTCACCGTCGGCGACGTCACCGTCAAGGCGGGTGAGACCATCACCATCGACGGCGGCAAGGGCGAGGTGATGCTCGGCCGTGTGCCGACCATCAAGCCGGACCTGTCGGGCGATTTCGGCACGCTGATGGCCTGGGCGGACGAGATCCGCACGCTCAAGGTCCGCACCAATGCCGAGACCCCGCTGGATGCCGAAACCGCGCGCACCTTCGGTGCCGAGGGCATCGGCCTCTGCCGGACCGAGCACATGTTCTTCAGCGACGACCGCATCATCGCGGTGCGCCAGATGATCCTGTCGGATGATGCCGACGGCCGTCGTGCGGCGCTGGCCAAGCTGCTGCCGATGCAGCGCGGCGACTTCGTCTCGCTGTTCCGGATCATGGCCGGCCTGCCGGTGACGGTGCGCCTGCTGGACCCGCCGCTCCACGAGTTCCTGCCGCATACCGAGAAGGACATCGCCGAGGTGGCCGCCGCCTCGGGCATCGATGCGCAGAAGCTGGCTGCCCGCGCCTCGGCCCTGCACGAGAGCAACCCGATGCTGGGCCATCGCGGTTGCCGTCTGGGCATCTCTTACCCCGAAATCTACGAGATGCAGGCCCGGGCGATCCTGGAAGCTGCGGTCGAGGTTTCGGCCGAGCTTGGCCAGACCGTGACGCCCGAGATCATGATCCCGCTGGTTGCGACCCGCCGCGAGCTGGAAATCCTGCGCAAGCTGGTCGACGACACTGCGGCCAAGGTCTTCGCCGAGAAGGGGGCGAAGGTCGAGTATCTGGTGGGCACCATGATCGAGCTGCCGCGCGCCGCCCTTCAGGCCGCGAAGATCGCCGAGGTCGGCGAGTTCTTCAGCTTCGGCACCAACGACCTGACCCAGACCACCTTCGGCATCAGCCGCGACGATTCGGGCGCCTTCCTCGACAGCTATCGCGAGGCCGGCATCTTCGATCAGGATCCCTTCGTCAGCCTGGACCAGGACGGCGTCGGCGAACTGGTGAAGATCGCGGCCGAGCGCGGCCGTTCGACCCGCCCCGACATCAAGCTCGGCATCTGCGGCGAGCATGGTGGCGACCCGGCGTCGATCGACTTCTGCCAGCGTGCCGGCCTCGACTACGTCTCGTGCTCGCCCTATCGCGTGCCGATCGCGCGCCTGGCCGCCGCCCAGGCGGCGCTCCGCGCCCGCGGCTGA